The genomic region AGTTGGAGTCGTTGGCTAAAAATTTCCCTACTTTGAAGCGTGCGCGTTTTTGGATGACTTTTTCAGATGAGTACATCACCCACCTGCGCGTATTGGAAAATGTAGGCATGACGCGCATAGATGAGGTAGAATATCAGGGCGTTAAGATTGTGCCGCTACAATTTTTGAAAGCTGTTTTGCCCGAACCTTCTTCTTTGGGTGAAAACTACCAAGGGCAAACTTCTATCGGCTGCCACATCAGAGGCGTAAAAGACGGCAAACACAAGTATTATTACGTCTATAATAATTGCGACCATGCCGAAACCTTTAAAGAAGTAGGCGCACAGGCAATTTCATACACCACAGGCGTACCTGCTATGATTGGGGCTAAGATGATGTTGGAAGGAAAGTGGTTCAAGGCAGGAGTCTATAACGTAGAGGAGTTCAATCCCGACCCTTTCATGGACGATTTGAACAAATATGGCTTGCCTTGGCATCAAAAAGTCAATGAGTTTGTGGAATTTAACGACTAAACAAGATAAACAAGATTCGATTTTCAAAGCTAACAGTTTTCAAAGAACTGTTAGCTTTTTTTGTTATTTTAATTTATTATTTCAGTTTTCTATTTCAGTTTGCGATTTCAATTTTCTTTCACCTTCAAAAAATCTTCGTAGTTGGCTGCAATAAGACGGGCTTGGCTGCCACCCATAATTTCGTTTTGTGTTTCGAAGTCTATATTTTCTGGATTTTTAAAAATTTCGGCTATGTCGGCTTCTAATGCTAATGTCGCATTTCCTTTTTCAGTTACAACAAGCGGCTTAGAAAAGCTATGACGAAAGGTTTTCAAATTTTCCTCACGTCCGATATGCAGCACTAATCCGCGCGATTCGGTTTGGTCTTGTGCATTTTTTCTAAAATAAGTGCCATCTAATCTTAGAAAAATATAACCATCTTCCCAATTCCAAGCCATGATATTATTAGGGTCTAAATCGCCAATTCGTGCAGTGCTTTTATTTCGCGCCTCATCTACCCCAATTTGAAACGCAACTTCGGTGTAGCTATCGGCAGGAATCTGACCTAAAATAGCATTAAAGATAGCTTCATTTCTACTTGCTGTAACTAAAATGTAACTATCAGGCAGATTTATCCAATTACCATCTAAATTTTTAAACTTAAAATTGCTAAGATAAAAGCGGAAGGCTTCTACCGAAAAGTCCTGTTGCCATTCATTTTGATACACTTGACTAACCAATAAAAAAGGGCTGCTTTCGTAGCGCAAATCTACCTTTAAATTGAGCGTCGCAAGTTCTTTGTCTGTATTGTCCTCGCAGGCGGTAAGTCCTACCCAAGCAAGGAAAAAGAGTGGCAGCAGCCACTTATGCGTCATTTTCGTCTTCATCAGATTTGAGGTGCTTTTTACGGAAAGTTACAAAAAAAAGAAAGCCCTACCAAATAGATTTTAGGTAGAGCTTCTTTTTTAAGATAAATTAGTAATTATAGCAACCCATTTTCTAAAAAAAAGCGGTATAAAGTTGCCACGTTGTGCGCACCTGTTTTCCTATAAATGGAACTGATGTGTGCTTGCAGCGTCTTGGGCGCAATCGCGAGGCGTTCACAAGTTTGCTGGTGTGTAAGCCCTTTACAACGTAAGCGTCCCACTTCTATTTCCCGACGCGAAAGGTTTTCGGCAGCGTCGTCTGCATAATAAAAATTGCTTGCTCCCATATTGTTTGTTTTAATGGTTTGAAATTTGTTTAGATGCTTCAAATAGATTTTGGCTATATCTCCGAAGCGATAACTCAAATTTAGTATATCTTAACGAACAACACAAAAGAGTATCAAAGGAATAACCCTTAAAAAAGCCGTAGTTGGAAAAAAGGCGGTTCAAATGGGAAGGATTTTCGTTTTTTTGATGCCTTGTCTTTCAATTTTTCTTTTCAGACAAATTTTTATCAAGGGATTTTTAGGAGAAAAATTTTAGGTCAGCCGTTTTCTCTTGGACTTAATTCGGTAAAGCCCTGTGCGCTTTACCTCTATTGTAGGCATTGGGTGATTGTTGATGCTTTCGGGCGGCAGGGCAAAAATAAGTTTGCCTTTATCGCGCCCCCCTATCATCTCTATTTGCTGAACATTTGAAACATTGACATAAAGACTATTTTTATCTATAGGTTCAAAACCTAAATCAAATATAAGTTTGTTTTTTTATAAAAAAAGTTAAACTTAACATCTGCAATAAGCGTATATTGCACATGAGGCTTTTGCACCTCAAAATAATAATGATACGATTTTTTAAGCATAATTTCTGTTCCTAAGGTATTATGCCTAAAAAATAAAATATCTTCTGTTTTTATATCTATCTTAATTTGAGCTGGATATGATAAAATAGATATGATTTTATTGCTTGAAAAATATCTCTCCAAGATAAGCTCGATTTTATTGGATATGAGTTTTGGGTCGAAATCATACCCAAAAAAATCCCCCTTATAGATGGTGTCAAAGGGTTGTACCTCACCCTGCCAAAGTTCTTGCAGCCCTTTGTGCGACATAGCCGATAAATAGATAAAAGGATACTGAATAGGTTTGCTATTTTTATGCAAAAGTTCCATAATATCCACGCCGCGCCTTGCATCTGCCCCTATGAACACATCACAAAGGATAAGGCTCGGCTTAAACTCCTGAATAGCAGCCGTAATTCGGGCAATAGGTTCAAGCCCCGAAAAGGCTAAAATATCACGCTCTTTCACAGCGTATTTTTCCATACCGCAAAGTGCCTTTAGAAGCAAATCTTTTTCGGTATCGTTATCTTCTATTACAACAATTTTCAAACCCATGTTTTTATATTTTTTAGCAAAAGTAAAAACCAAAACTCAAAAAACAATGCAGTTGAGGCTATAATTGTGGTCAAATGGGAAATGTATATCTTTGAAGTGGGAATATTTGTGTTTTTTTAATCCAAAAACCTTTCATAACGCACAAAATAACCAAAACCACCTTCTTGCGGTTTGAATAAGAAGGCTTCTTTTCTTTCTCCTATTAGCTCTAAAAGTAATTTTAAGCCTTTTCCGCCTCTGCGTAGTTTTTTGGTACGGTTTGCCGTTTCTATTTCCGCTTCGGAAAGCCCCTTTCCATTGTCTTTGTAGGTAAATGAAAATTCTAAAAAATTATCTGTATTATTTTTTATTATTCTTATTTTTATTATTACAAATATATCTAACTTATTAAAATTATTTTCATCTTTTGCATGTGTAAAGCTATTTTTTATTAAATTTACGAAAACTTTTTCTATTATTTTATTATATTTAATAATACTACGAATATTTTTACTATTTTTTTCGTTTTTTAATAAACCATTATCATCTACTAAAATATCTATATTGTAGTTTTTTTCTGAAAATATAATAGTCTTGCTCAAATAGTTTGCAGTTCTTTTGATAACATCTTGCAAAGTTTCCTGCAAAGTATTTTGGGCTATACTAAACTGCAAAAGAGCAACCAGCGCGATTATTTTTTCTTGAAAAGCTGCCTCTTTTTCATATTCATAAAAGGCGGGATTTTTTTGTAGCGTTTCACTGATTTGGTTAGAAATAGCCCAAGCTTCTTGGTAAGTATGCCAAATGGTATGTCCCTTATCTTTATTTTCTGTTGCAATTATTTTATTTATTTTTTCAATTTTTTCTTTTTGCTTTTCAATTTCTTCTTTTTGTCTTTTGTTTATTTCTATTTCTATGTTTAATAAGTTGTTTTTTAATTTTATTTGATTGTGATTTAAAATATGAAAATAGATTGATAAAATAAGTATTATAATAAGCGAATAAATAGAAAACATTACTATTTTTCTTTCAAAAAAAGTAGGTTTTATTTGGAATTTAATAGTCATTTTTTCTAAATTATTAATATGCCTACTATCAAATTTGTAATGGCAAACTATCTCACATTCATATCTTCCTGCCTTTAAATTTGAAAAAGAGATAGAATCTTGTGCCTCTGCCCAATCCGACCAAATGTCTGATTCTACACGCAAACGATAACGAAAAAGGACATCTTGTGGCAATTCTTGGGTAACGACTTGGGGATAGAGTGCGATTGTGCGCTGCTCCTTGGGTAGCGTAAAAATCCCATCTTGGGGAATTTTTCCTATTTTTTCCCACCTTAAACGCTCTAAATCAAAGAAAGAATAAGAAATATTCGAGATATGAAGCGCAGGCAAGTCAAAACAATCAGGCGAAAAGGAAAAACAAACCGCTTTTTCGTCACCTGTTAGAAACCAAACGCGCCCTTTTGTATCCTCCATCAAAGAATTTTGGGCAGGCTCTATTCCTACAAAACCGTTATTTTTATTAAGCACATAAATATAATTTTCCTTGCTTTTTCCATAAAACCTTTCTAAATCTACTAAAACTATTTGATTTAGTTGTGAAAAAACTAAAATTTTGCCTTTCTGAATAGTCTTTACCGTTTCTATAAAATCCCATTTTAGGTGCGCAAGTGGAAAGCTAAAGCTATCATTTTGAGGCTGATAGAGA from Hugenholtzia roseola DSM 9546 harbors:
- a CDS encoding MbnP family protein: MKTKMTHKWLLPLFFLAWVGLTACEDNTDKELATLNLKVDLRYESSPFLLVSQVYQNEWQQDFSVEAFRFYLSNFKFKNLDGNWINLPDSYILVTASRNEAIFNAILGQIPADSYTEVAFQIGVDEARNKSTARIGDLDPNNIMAWNWEDGYIFLRLDGTYFRKNAQDQTESRGLVLHIGREENLKTFRHSFSKPLVVTEKGNATLALEADIAEIFKNPENIDFETQNEIMGGSQARLIAANYEDFLKVKEN
- a CDS encoding response regulator transcription factor, which produces MGASNFYYADDAAENLSRREIEVGRLRCKGLTHQQTCERLAIAPKTLQAHISSIYRKTGAHNVATLYRFFLENGLL
- a CDS encoding response regulator, yielding MGLKIVVIEDNDTEKDLLLKALCGMEKYAVKERDILAFSGLEPIARITAAIQEFKPSLILCDVFIGADARRGVDIMELLHKNSKPIQYPFIYLSAMSHKGLQELWQGEVQPFDTIYKGDFFGYDFDPKLISNKIELILERYFSSNKIISILSYPAQIKIDIKTEDILFFRHNTLGTEIMLKKSYHYYFEVQKPHVQYTLIADVKFNFFYKKTNLYLI